From one Catellatospora sp. IY07-71 genomic stretch:
- a CDS encoding gamma-glutamyltransferase family protein, translating to MRQAVYAPQGVVATSQPLAAQAGLAMLREGGSAVDAAVAAAVTLTQVQPASNDIGGDLFALVWDGQRLHGLNASGRAPAALTLDALRASGRAPSLALGGGQAHAELAPPDRGWLPVTVPGAPAGWRDLHDRFGRLPFERLFADAVHYAEQGWTVSPTVAAGWARSVELHRSLTQPECRGWADVFAPGGRAPRVGERFRNPGAGRALRLIGGSHADSFYHGEIAAALDAYAASSGGLLTAADLAAHTSTWVEPAAAGYRGHTVYELPPNGQGVAALQAFALLDGLDGHGLHEQIEAMKLGFADAHAYVADPDVAAVPDLLEPSYLAARRALITDRAGDPAPGDPMRGGTVYLAAADADGMMVSLIQSTYMGFGSFVTLPGYGFGLQNRGAGFSLDPAHPNVAAPGKRPFHTIIPGFLFRDGEPVGPFGVMGGHMQPQGHLQLVLATVDGGLGPQEALTRPRWYWHAGRKVEVEVEFDPVLVEELRSRGHEVTVATDRSTFGMGQAIWRIPGGYVAGSEPRADGQAAAY from the coding sequence ATGCGACAGGCGGTGTACGCGCCCCAGGGAGTGGTGGCCACGAGCCAGCCGCTCGCGGCCCAGGCGGGCCTGGCCATGCTGCGCGAAGGCGGCTCGGCGGTCGACGCGGCGGTCGCCGCCGCGGTGACCCTGACCCAGGTGCAGCCGGCCTCCAACGACATCGGCGGCGACCTGTTCGCCCTGGTCTGGGACGGGCAGCGGCTGCACGGCCTGAACGCCTCCGGCCGCGCTCCGGCCGCGCTGACCCTCGACGCACTGCGGGCCTCCGGCAGGGCGCCGTCCCTCGCCCTCGGCGGCGGGCAGGCACACGCCGAGCTGGCCCCGCCCGACCGCGGCTGGCTGCCGGTGACCGTGCCCGGCGCCCCAGCGGGCTGGCGGGACCTGCACGACCGATTCGGGCGGCTGCCGTTCGAGCGGTTGTTCGCCGACGCGGTGCACTACGCCGAGCAGGGCTGGACCGTGTCGCCGACCGTCGCCGCGGGCTGGGCGCGCTCGGTGGAGTTGCACCGCTCGCTCACCCAGCCCGAGTGCCGCGGCTGGGCCGACGTGTTCGCGCCGGGCGGGCGAGCGCCCCGGGTCGGCGAGCGGTTCCGCAACCCGGGCGCGGGGCGGGCGCTGCGGCTGATCGGCGGCAGTCACGCCGACTCCTTCTACCACGGCGAGATCGCCGCGGCACTGGACGCGTACGCGGCGAGCAGCGGGGGCCTGCTCACCGCAGCCGACCTGGCCGCGCACACCAGCACCTGGGTCGAGCCGGCCGCCGCGGGCTATCGCGGGCACACCGTGTACGAGCTGCCGCCCAACGGGCAGGGCGTCGCGGCGCTGCAGGCGTTCGCGCTGCTCGACGGGCTGGACGGGCACGGGCTGCACGAGCAGATCGAGGCGATGAAGCTCGGCTTCGCCGACGCGCACGCGTACGTCGCCGATCCCGACGTGGCCGCGGTGCCCGACCTGCTGGAACCGTCCTACCTGGCCGCGCGCCGGGCGCTGATCACGGACCGGGCCGGGGACCCGGCGCCCGGCGACCCGATGCGCGGCGGCACCGTCTACCTGGCCGCGGCCGACGCCGACGGCATGATGGTCAGCCTGATCCAGTCCACCTACATGGGCTTCGGCTCGTTCGTGACGCTCCCCGGATACGGCTTCGGCCTGCAGAACCGGGGGGCCGGGTTCAGCCTCGACCCGGCCCACCCGAACGTGGCCGCGCCGGGCAAGCGCCCGTTCCACACGATCATCCCCGGGTTCCTGTTCCGGGACGGGGAGCCGGTCGGGCCGTTCGGCGTGATGGGCGGGCACATGCAGCCGCAGGGGCACCTGCAGCTGGTGCTGGCCACCGTGGACGGCGGGCTCGGGCCGCAGGAGGCGCTGACCCGGCCGCGCTGGTACTGGCACGCGGGCCGCAAGGTCGAGGTCGAGGTCGAGTTCGACCCGGTGCTGGTCGAGGAGCTGCGCTCCCGGGGCCATGAGGTCACCGTGGCCACCGACCGCTCCACCTTCGGCATGGGCCAGGCCATCTGGCGTATCCCCGGCGGCTACGTCGCCGGCTCCGAACCCCGCGCCGACGGCCAGGCCGCCGCCTACTGA
- a CDS encoding zinc-dependent metalloprotease, translated as MALVDWDLASTTAARFGPTGPSVTLEQATEVVADLRRLADEAVGHVAEYTGMTPQLADGPVRVVDRRTWAEVNVQGLRTVISPLTDKLEEKVGFLGNVVGAKVTGVEAGAVLGYLSGKVLGQYDIFGAPVGQLLLVAPNIVGMERRIKADPRDFRLWVCLHEVTHRTQFTAVPWLREHFLAEVRAFVEATEPPSASLLTQAYQQIAAAIKAAREPDDARGTSLLEAVQSPEQRAVLDRLTAVLTLLEGHAEVVMDGVGPQVIPSVARIRAAFDKRRNPSNPVEQYLRKLLGIDIKMRQYAEGRRFVQAVLDRVGMDGLNRIWTSPQTLPTLDEIADPDAWVTRVVTAAAPG; from the coding sequence ATGGCTCTCGTGGACTGGGATCTCGCCTCGACCACCGCCGCGCGCTTCGGCCCCACCGGGCCGTCCGTGACGCTCGAGCAGGCCACGGAGGTCGTCGCCGACCTGCGGCGGCTGGCCGACGAGGCGGTGGGCCACGTCGCGGAGTACACCGGGATGACCCCGCAGCTCGCGGACGGGCCGGTGCGCGTGGTGGACCGGCGCACCTGGGCCGAGGTCAACGTGCAGGGCCTGCGTACGGTGATCAGCCCGCTGACCGACAAGCTCGAGGAGAAGGTGGGCTTCCTCGGCAACGTGGTCGGCGCGAAGGTGACCGGCGTGGAGGCCGGTGCCGTGCTGGGTTACCTGTCCGGCAAGGTGCTCGGCCAGTACGACATCTTCGGTGCGCCCGTGGGCCAGCTGCTGCTGGTCGCCCCGAACATCGTGGGCATGGAGCGCCGGATCAAGGCCGACCCGCGCGACTTCCGGCTGTGGGTGTGCCTGCACGAGGTCACCCACCGCACCCAGTTCACCGCGGTGCCGTGGCTGCGGGAGCACTTCCTGGCAGAGGTGCGCGCTTTCGTCGAGGCCACCGAGCCGCCCTCGGCGAGCCTGCTCACGCAGGCGTACCAGCAGATCGCCGCGGCGATCAAGGCCGCCCGCGAGCCCGACGACGCCCGCGGCACGTCGCTGCTGGAGGCGGTGCAGAGTCCCGAGCAGCGGGCCGTGCTGGACCGGCTCACCGCGGTGCTGACGCTGCTGGAGGGGCATGCCGAGGTGGTCATGGACGGGGTCGGCCCGCAGGTCATCCCGTCGGTGGCCCGCATCCGCGCCGCGTTCGACAAGCGCCGCAACCCGAGCAACCCGGTGGAGCAGTACCTGCGCAAGCTGCTCGGCATAGACATCAAGATGCGGCAGTACGCCGAGGGCCGGCGCTTCGTGCAGGCGGTCCTGGACCGGGTGGGCATGGACGGCCTGAACCGGATCTGGACGTCGCCGCAGACCCTGCCCACCCTCGACGAGATCGCCGACCCGGACGCGTGGGTGACCCGCGTGGTCACCGCCGCCGCCCCCGGATGA
- the tilS gene encoding tRNA lysidine(34) synthetase TilS, translated as MTRLDPSIAAIRAAIRTALPTLPEGPARMVLVACSGGADSLALAACTAFVAPRAGWRAGLVTVDHGLQDGSAERAGQVASWARTQGFEPVEVAAVEVGTDGGPEAAAREARYAALADAARRHGAAAVLLGHTRDDQAETVLLALARGAGPRGLAGMPVLREHLGARFARPLLDVPRDACRAACAALGLTPWDDPHNTDPSYARARVRADLLPALVTALGEGVVANLARTASLLADDTAHLDELAEAALARCRTPHGLSTAELGKLPAALRTRVLHGWAAELGASRAALSHRHVAALDALVTTWHGQGPTLLPGGIAVARRGGELAAAPG; from the coding sequence ATGACCCGGCTCGACCCATCGATCGCCGCCATCCGCGCCGCGATCCGCACCGCCCTGCCCACCCTCCCTGAGGGTCCCGCGCGAATGGTGCTCGTGGCGTGTTCGGGTGGGGCGGATTCGCTGGCGCTGGCCGCGTGCACCGCGTTCGTCGCACCGCGGGCCGGGTGGCGGGCGGGGCTGGTGACGGTGGACCACGGGCTGCAGGACGGGTCGGCGGAGCGGGCCGGGCAGGTGGCGAGCTGGGCCCGCACGCAGGGGTTCGAGCCGGTCGAGGTGGCCGCGGTCGAGGTCGGGACGGACGGCGGGCCGGAGGCGGCGGCGCGGGAGGCGCGGTATGCCGCGCTGGCCGACGCGGCACGGCGGCACGGCGCGGCGGCGGTCCTGCTCGGACACACCCGCGACGACCAGGCCGAGACGGTGCTGCTGGCGCTGGCGCGCGGTGCAGGGCCGCGCGGGCTGGCGGGCATGCCGGTGCTCCGGGAGCACCTGGGGGCACGGTTCGCCCGGCCGCTGCTGGACGTGCCGCGGGACGCGTGCCGGGCGGCGTGCGCCGCGCTCGGGCTGACCCCGTGGGACGACCCGCACAACACCGACCCGTCCTACGCCCGCGCGCGGGTGCGGGCGGACCTGCTCCCGGCGCTGGTCACGGCGCTCGGCGAGGGTGTGGTGGCGAACCTGGCCCGGACCGCGAGCCTGCTGGCCGACGACACGGCCCACCTCGACGAGCTGGCGGAGGCGGCGCTGGCGCGCTGCCGTACCCCCCATGGGTTGTCCACAGCCGAGCTGGGAAAGCTGCCCGCGGCGCTGCGCACCCGGGTGCTGCACGGGTGGGCCGCGGAGCTGGGGGCGTCCCGCGCGGCGCTGTCGCACCGGCACGTGGCGGCGCTGGACGCGCTGGTCACCACGTGGCACGGGCAGGGTCCGACGCTGCTGCCCGGCGGGATCGCGGTGGCCCGGCGCGGCGGCGAGCTGGCCGCCGCACCGGGCTGA